The Aspergillus chevalieri M1 DNA, chromosome 5, nearly complete sequence genome includes a region encoding these proteins:
- a CDS encoding putative IgE-binding protein (COG:S;~EggNog:ENOG410PU4H;~SECRETED:SignalP(1-15)) — protein MKLATILSVLPMALALPTSSGHAKRSQGAFSVMSARSASPIHLLPLNADGSYFYLGGEASTYCPETVSNVAPCPKGDVTAFVGTGAALDVSVPGGQAVYVDSNGALRFTTPHSGYMGEGASTGPFEYTPASSPNGIGSWVYKGQGASGFMACPADDNKWQVFAALQNATVPQGDVSKCLGFSAMAVKAQQNATAAWEYI, from the coding sequence ATGAAGCTCGCTACCATCCTCTCCGTCCTCCCCATGGCCCTCGCCCTGCCCACCAGCAGCGGCCACGCCAAGCGCTCCCAGGGTGCCTTCTCCGTCATGTCCGCCCGCTCCGCCTCCCCCATCCACCTCCTTCCCCTGAACGCCGACGGCAGCTACTTCTACCTCGGCGGCGAGGCCTCGACCTACTGCCCCGAGACCGTCTCCAACGTCGCGCCCTGCCCCAAGGGTGACGTGACCGCTTTCGTCGGCACCGGCGCTGCCCTTGACGTCTCCGTCCCCGGCGGCCAGGCCGTCTACGTCGACTCCAACGGCGCCCTGCGCTTCACCACCCCCCACTCCGGCTACATGGGCGAGGGTGCCTCCACCGGCCCCTTTGAGTACACGCCCGCGTCCAGCCCCAATGGCATTGGCAGCTGGGTGTACAAGGGCCAGGGTGCCTCTGGCTTCATGGCCTGCCCTGCCGACGACAACAAGTGGCAGGTTTTCGCTGCGCTGCAGAACGCTACCGTTCCCCAGGGTGATGTTAGCAAGTGCCTTGGTTTCTCTGCTATGGCTGTGAAGGCTCAGCAGAACGCTACTGCTGCTTGGGAGTATATCTAA
- a CDS encoding uncharacterized protein (SECRETED:SignalP(1-15)): MKLATLLPILPVALAATDHAFTVEANAQGSEVHGLPFNALFSYFFLGHSPNVTAFVGDDGDALIRPFPFYINTKLYQQQILTKKTIISPLNQKMYIDSAGHLRYTDPSTSLPSNARALHVSHAPNDKGNYTIQDENGAEAGFLACPVDGPGGIASLAWQISVALPDQVLPEGLRECTEFWGRTFGV, from the coding sequence ATGAAGCTAGCCACACTCCTTCCCATCCTCCCCGTTGCTCTCGCGGCCACCGATCACGCTTTCACTGTTGAAGCCAATGCCCAGGGCTCAGAGGTGCATGGCCTCCCTTTCAACGCTCTGTTTTCCTACTTTTTCCTCGGCCATAGTCCGAATGTCACGGCCTTTGTCGGCGATGATGGGGATGCTTTGATACGACCTTTTCCCTTCTACATAAATACAAAACTATACCAGCAACAAATACTAACAAAAAAGACCATAATAAGCCCCCTCAACCAAAAAATGTACATCGACTCCGCCGGCCACCTCCGCTACACCGATCCCTCCACCTCCCTGCCTTCCAACGCCCGCGCCCTCCACGTCTCCCATGCACCAAACGATAAGGGTAACTATACCATTCAGGACGAGAACGGTGCGGAGGCTGGGTTCCTGGCTTGTCCGGTTGATGGACCGGGCGGGATTGCGAGTCTGGCGTGGCAGATTTCGGTCGCGTTGCCGGATCAGGTGCTGCCGGAGGGGTTGAGGGAGTGTACGGAGTTTTGGGGGAGGACTTTTGGGGTTTAG
- a CDS encoding beta-glucosidase (CAZy:GH3;~COG:G;~EggNog:ENOG410PG84;~InterPro:IPR036962,IPR002772,IPR036881,IPR026891, IPR017853,IPR001764;~PFAM:PF14310,PF00933,PF01915;~TransMembrane:1 (i201-224o);~go_function: GO:0004553 - hydrolase activity, hydrolyzing O-glycosyl compounds [Evidence IEA];~go_process: GO:0005975 - carbohydrate metabolic process [Evidence IEA]), whose product MPSTPATASSARSGSFRNRSRTNSKTKSNTTYMPVHEAIPEEEGDASSSRFSAPPPPYRDDDEADDTASLLASSESDDNVDYEEGVKLRKRSVSGPKAKAKAKAKAPAPSHAAAYVPVVRNSGDIESYLDSITEAEQELLSASRYDYEDGEGYDYEMGIADSDSDGDGYGTTMKRKKAMRKMSMVDGGPPKGWKAFWYSKTWCRALVVVVVCLVLLIMGFVTFARYRKVAPPYYPVVPADHWYPTPRGGTVKSWEDSYNKAQDLVRNMTLIEKVNVTTGTGWQMGLCVGNTGTAEEVGFPSLCLQDGPMGLRYADHVSAFPPGLTTGATWNRTLIRNRGIALGLEARRKGVNVLIGPSMGPMGMMPAGGRNWEGFGSDPVLQGVAAAETIRGIQSNGVMATAKHYVMNEQEHFRQPFEWGISTALSSNIADRALHEVFVWPFAESIRADVASVMCAYQMVNNSHACENSKLLNGVLKDELGFQGFVQSDWLAQRSGVNSAISGLDMSMPGDGLHWANGKSLWGSELTRAVLNTSIPIERLNDMVTRIVAAWYHFGQDDWERPPPDGEGGPNFSSWTDDEVSYVHWGSNDNEYRIVNRYIDAGVGHGQVAREVAAEGTVLVKNEEDTLPLSRTPDGPYRVGIYGDDAGPAEGPNACPDRGCNQGTLASGWGSGTVEFPYLVTPLEALEAAWQDSENVETTAYLRNGVMPEDAADKDLCLVFANADSGEGYISAGGIHGDRNDLYLQKGGDSLIKTVASHCGEGQGRTVVVIHSVGPVVVEPWIDLPGVHAVLFANLPGEESGNALVDVLFGDVDASGRLPYTVGKSLEDYGEGAQVLYEPNAPVPQVNFTDGLYIDYRYFDKHNITPRYEFGFGLSYSTFTISNAHVNSLQWKSRFPAARPENEIEPPDYDTDLPDSASALFPADFSKIWKYIYPYLDTLDGTEPANYTYPKGYNLSDPSPPSAAGGGLGGNPSLYDEMVKINVEVANTGRRRGQEVVQVYVSFPSGVVEEVPQPASTTIEPTPRTTSTNPSTPTPAVLQEVEFPDRVLRNFTKIELDPGQREAVEMTLSRKDLSYWSVRWQNWIMPEEGKFGIWVGRSSRDLELVGEY is encoded by the exons GCGAAGGCGAAAGCGCCCGCTCCCTCCCACGCCGCCGCATATGTCCCCGTCGTACGCAATTCCGGCGACATCGAGAGTTATCTGGATAGTATCACCGAGGCGGAACAGGAGTTGTTATCGGCGTCGCGGTACGACTACGAAGATGGTGAAGGGTATGATTATGAGATGGGGATTGCGGATTCGGACTCTGATGGCGATGGGTACGGGACGACGATGAAGCGGAAGAAGGCGATGCGGAAGATGAGTATGGTGGATGGGGGGCCGCCGAAGGGTTGGAAGGCGTTTTGGTACTCGAAGACTTGGTGTCGGGCGCTGGTCGTCGTCGTGGTTTGTCTTGTGTTGTTGATTATGGGGTTTGTGACTTTTGCGAGGTATAGGAAGGTTGCGCCGCCGTATTAT CCTGTTGTTCCTGCCGATCATTGGTATCCCACGCCTCGAGGAGGAACGGTCAAGTCTTGGGAGGATAGTTATAACAAGGCGCAGGATCTGGTGCGGAACATGACTTTGATTGAAAAGGTCAATGTCACGACTGGTACTGGGTGGCAGATGGGTCTTTGCGTGGGCAATACTG GCACCGCCGAAGAAGTCGGATTCCCCTCCCTCTGCCTGCAAGACGGTCCTATGGGACTACGATACGCAGACCACGTTAGCGCTTTCCCTCCCGGCCTCACAACTGGCGCCACCTGGAATCGAACGCTTATCCGCAACCGAGGGATCGCATTGGGTCTCGAAGCTCGTCGCAAGGGTGTCAACGTCTTAATAGGGCCGTCCATGGGCCCAATGGGCATGATGCCCGCTGGTGGTCGCAACTGGGAGGGTTTCGGCTCGGATCCTGTGTTGCAGGGTGTGGCCGCTGCAGAGACCATTCGCGGAATCCAGAGCAACGGCGTTATGGCTACGGCTAAACACTACGTGATGAATGAGCAGGAACATTTCCGTCAGCCGTTCGAATGGGGTATCTCGACGGCGTTGTCCTCGAACATCGCTGATCGCGCTCTGCACGAGGTTTTTGTGTGGCCGTTTGCTGAAAGTATTCGTGCGGATGTTGCCAGTGTCATGTGTGCGTACCAGATGGTGAACAATAGCCACGCCTGTGAGAACAGTAAGTTGCTCAACGGCGTTCTCAAGGACGAACTAGGTTTCCAGGGCTTCGTGCAATCGGACTGGCTTGCCCAACGCTCTGGTGTCAACAGTGCCATTAGCGGCTTGGACATGAGCATGCCCGGCGATGGTCTGCACTGGGCAAACGGCAAATCCCTCTGGGGCAGCGAGCTCACCCGTGCGGTCCTCAACACCTCCATTCCAATTGAGCGATTGAACGACATGGTGACCCGCATTGTCGCCGCTTGGTATCATTTCGGACAGGATGACTGGGAACGACCCCCGCCGGACGGTGAGGGCGGCCCGAACTTCTCCTCCTGGACTGATGATGAGGTTAGCTACGTGCACTGGGGGAGTAACGACAATGAATATCGGATTGTGAACCGCTATATCGACGCTGGTGTCGGACATGGCCAGGTGGCGCGTGAGGTCGCTGCTGAAGGAACCGTGCTGGTCAAGAATGAGGAGGACACGCTGCCACTGTCGCGTACGCCGGATGGTCCGTACCGAGTTGGAATTTatggcgatgatgctggGCCGGCCGAGGGTCCGAATGCTTGTCCTGATCGCGGCTGTAATCAAGGAACGCTGGCATCCGGCTGGGGTAGTGGCACGGTTGAGTTCCCGTACCTCGTCACACCGCTTGAGGCGTTGGAGGCTGCGTGGCAGGACTCAGAGAATGTCGAGACGACCGCGTACCTGCGGAACGGGGTTATGCCCGAGGATGCAGCGGATAAGGATCTGTGTCTGGTGTTTGCAAATGCGGACAGCGGTGAGGGATATATTTCAGCCGGTGGTATCCACGGTGATAGGAACGATCTCTACCTGCAGAAGGGCGGAGACTCGTTGATCAAGACGGTTGCGTCGCACTGTGGCGAGGGTCAAGGCCGGACTGTTGTCGTGATTCACTCTGTTGGACCGGTTGTTGTTGAGCCGTGGATTGATTTGCCTGGCGTGCACGCTGTGCTGTTTGCCAACCTGCCAGGTGAGGAGAGTGGGAATGCGCTGGTAGATGTCCTGTTCGGCGACGTCGATGCCAGTGGTCGTTTGCCGTACACAGTAGGCAAGAGTCTGGAGGACTATGGTGAAGGAGCACAGGTTCTGTACGAACCCAACGCGCCAGTGCCGCAGGTCAACTTTACAGACGGACTATACATTGACTACCGCTACTTTGACAAGCATAACATCACCCCGCGGTATGAGTTTGGCTTCGGCCTATCATACTCGACATTCACAATCTCGAACGCGCATGTCAACTCCCTCCAGTGGAAGTCCCGCTTCCCAGCCGCACGCCCAGAAAACGAAATCGAACCCCCAGACTACGACACAGACCTCCCAGACAGCGCATCCGCCCTCTTCCCCGCTGACTTCTCCAAAATCTGGAAATATATCTACCCCTACCTCGACACCCTCGACGGCACCGAACCTGCCAACTACACCTACCCGAAAGGCTACAACCTCTCCGACCCCTCCCCACCCTCCGCTGCCGGCGGCGGTCTCGGTGGAAACCCCTCGCTCTACGATGAAATGGTCAAGATCAATGTCGAAGTCGCCAACACCGGCCGTCGCAGGGGTCAGGAAGTCGTACAAGTCTACGTTTCTTTCCCATCCGGCGTCGTGGAAGAAGTCCCCCAACCTGCTTCGACTACGATCGAGCCTACTCCCAGAACGACGTCAACAAACCCCAGCACGCCCACTCCGGCGGTACTCCAAGAGGTCGAGTTTCCGGACCGCGTTCTGCGAAACTTCACTAAGATCGAGCTTGACCCCGGTCAGCGCGAGGCCGTGGAGATGACGCTTAGTCGTAAGGATTTGAGTTACTGGAGCGTTAGGTGGCAGAATTGGATCATGCCTGAGGAAGGGAAGTTTGGGATTTGGGTGGGGAGGAGCTCGAGGGATTTGGAGCTGGTGGGGGAGTATTAG